CACCCGCAGCCCCCGCGCCAGCGGCTGCTCGCCATCGGTGCGCTCGTGGCGCTCGCCATCGGCGCCTACGACGGCTTCTTCGGCCCCGGCACCGGCACCTTCCTCATCATCGCGTTCTCGGGCCTGCTCGGGCGCACCCTGAGCCGTGCGAGCGCGGACGCGAAGGTGGTGAACTTCGCGTCGAACCTCGCGGCCGTGGGGCTGTTCGCCAGCCGCGGTGTCGTGCTCTGGCAGTACGCACTTCCCATGGCTGCCGCCCAGTTCACCGGCGCGTGGATCGGGGCACACCTCGCCGTGCGCGGCGGGGACCGGTTCGTGCGCATCGTCGTGCTCGGCGTGGTGCTCGCGCTGGTGCTGAAGCTCGGGCACGACGTGCTGGCGGGGTAGGCAATCCTTTGAAGTCGCTCTAGCGCCGGCCGCCGCTGCGGGTGCCTGCGCCACCGCCCGCGCCGCGCGAGTCCTTGCGCTTCTGCTGCCGCGCCTGCTCCGCGCGCAGCGCCCCGCCGATGCGCTTGCCCGCCACCTTCGTCATCTTCCCCACCTCGTGGCCGGGGTGGCGGTACTTCTGCGGGAGCTGACTCGCGTCGAAGCGGGAGGGGGGCTTGAAGTTCATGCCGGCACGGTGGGCATGGAGGCGGGGGCGCGCAGCAGGCAGCCAGGCTCCCTCACCCCGACCCTCTCCCAGGGGGAGAGGGAGGACGCGAGCCTACGAGAGGACGACGAGCATCCCGTGGCCCTGCGCGCTCACGCGGGCGAGGAAGGTCTTGAGCTCGGCGAAGTAGCTGAGCACGTAGCCGAGCGGGTCCTTCTCCCCCTGCTGGCCGTCCCAGATGTCCGGGTAGATCTCCAGCATGCGCATGCGCTCGGGGTCGAAGCGCGAGCGCAGCGCCGCGCCGTCCACGGGCGCGAGCGCCTGGGCGATGGCGCGCACGCCCGCGGCGTCGAAGCAGCGCGCCGGGCCGTAGCCCAGGTCCACCTCGCCCACCTCGCGCCCGCCGCGCTCGAGGAAGTCCAGGGGCGCCTGGCCCTCCACCGCGGTGCCGGTGAGCAGGAAGTGGATGCCGTGCCAGGCCTCGTCCAGGTCCAGCTCGAGGAAGGCGGCGCCCGAAGCGTCACCGAAGTCCTCCTCGTCCTCGAGGAAGGCCTCCAGCTGCTCGGGGTCCTTCAGCAGCGCGCGCAGCTGGGCATCCGTGGCGCTGCGCAGGTTGCAGATGATCGCCATCCTCGCGCGCTCCCTACAGGACGACGTGCTCTTTGTGCTCGCCGAACACGCTGCGCATCGCGTCCGAGATCTCCCCGAGCGTGGCGTAGGCCTTCACCGCGTCGAAGATGAAGGGGACCAGGTTCTCGTCCGGCTTCTCCGCGGCGCGCTTGAGCGCGTCCGTGGTGCGGGTGGCGGCCGCGTTGTCGCGCTCGCGGCGCAGCTGCTTGATCGCCTCCACCTGGCCGTGCTCCACGCTCTCGTCCACGCGCAGGAGCCCCGTGGGCGGCGGCTCCTGGATCTGGAACTGGTTCACGCCGACGACGACCTGGCGCTTGTCCTCCATGTCGCGCTGGGCCTGGTAGGCGGCGTCCTGGATCTCCCCCTGCGGGTAGCCCTGGGCAATGGCC
This region of Aggregicoccus sp. 17bor-14 genomic DNA includes:
- a CDS encoding YfbM family protein, which gives rise to MAIICNLRSATDAQLRALLKDPEQLEAFLEDEEDFGDASGAAFLELDLDEAWHGIHFLLTGTAVEGQAPLDFLERGGREVGEVDLGYGPARCFDAAGVRAIAQALAPVDGAALRSRFDPERMRMLEIYPDIWDGQQGEKDPLGYVLSYFAELKTFLARVSAQGHGMLVVLS
- a CDS encoding TSUP family transporter, encoding MHALAPLQLLLLCFAALCAGIVDAIAGGGGLITLPVLLSTGLPPHLALGTNKGQSVFGSFAALVRFSRGGMVDGGLARWTFPLGLVGSLLGAALVLALKPEVLKPLVLVLLIAVAVFLTFRRAPPPGGHPQPPRQRLLAIGALVALAIGAYDGFFGPGTGTFLIIAFSGLLGRTLSRASADAKVVNFASNLAAVGLFASRGVVLWQYALPMAAAQFTGAWIGAHLAVRGGDRFVRIVVLGVVLALVLKLGHDVLAG